A genomic stretch from Sphingomonas faeni includes:
- a CDS encoding electron transfer flavoprotein-ubiquinone oxidoreductase: MTTRESMPYDVVIVGAGPAGLSAAIRLKQLAAEKDAEISVCVLEKGSEVGAHILSGAVIDPKSLDELLPNWREDGCPLAEVPVTENHHWILSKTKKSEMPHFVTPSFMHNKGTYTGSLGNLCRWLAGKAEELGVEIFPGFAAAEILFNDDGSVKGVATGDMGVARDGTHKGDYTPGLELHAKYTFFSEGCRGHLTKQLIAKFALDKDSDPQVYGLGIKELWDIDPELHVPGRVIHTQGWPLSETEGSNGGGWIYHQANGQVSIGFVTWLNYTNPHLSPFHEMQRWKTHPEIAALLKGAKRVSYGARAISDGGLQSIPKLVMPGAALIGDSAGFLNVPRIKGTHTAMKSGMMAAEAAVEAIVSQRGHDELAAYPEAFEKSWVKKELSVVRNVVPLVKKFGDLVGSGLAGITMWLEHLGIKVPFTMHHHPDHESLWRKDLVKPIAYPKADGVLTFDRLSSVFISNTNHEEDQPVHLTLKDPAVPIAYNLPMYDEPAQRYCPAGVYEVVGEETGDPKFVINAQNCVHCKTCDIKDPTQNINWVVPEGGGGPNYPNM, from the coding sequence ATGACGACACGTGAATCGATGCCGTACGACGTGGTGATCGTCGGCGCAGGCCCGGCCGGTCTCTCGGCAGCGATCCGCCTGAAACAGCTCGCGGCCGAGAAGGACGCCGAGATCAGCGTCTGCGTGCTCGAAAAGGGCTCCGAAGTCGGCGCGCACATCCTTTCCGGCGCGGTCATCGATCCGAAGAGCTTGGACGAGCTCCTGCCGAACTGGCGCGAGGACGGCTGCCCGCTCGCCGAGGTGCCGGTCACCGAGAACCATCACTGGATCCTGAGCAAGACGAAGAAGAGCGAGATGCCGCACTTCGTCACGCCCTCGTTCATGCACAACAAGGGCACCTACACCGGCTCGCTCGGCAACCTCTGCCGCTGGCTCGCAGGCAAGGCGGAAGAACTCGGCGTCGAGATCTTCCCCGGCTTCGCCGCGGCGGAGATCCTGTTCAACGACGACGGCTCGGTGAAGGGCGTCGCCACCGGTGACATGGGCGTCGCGCGCGACGGCACGCACAAGGGCGACTACACCCCCGGCCTCGAGCTCCACGCGAAATACACCTTCTTCTCCGAAGGTTGCCGCGGGCACCTGACCAAGCAGCTGATCGCCAAGTTCGCGCTCGACAAGGACAGCGATCCGCAGGTCTACGGCCTCGGTATCAAGGAACTGTGGGACATCGATCCCGAGCTTCACGTCCCCGGCCGCGTCATCCACACGCAGGGCTGGCCATTGTCCGAAACCGAAGGTTCGAACGGCGGCGGCTGGATCTATCACCAGGCGAACGGCCAGGTCTCGATCGGCTTCGTCACGTGGCTGAACTACACCAACCCGCATCTCTCGCCGTTCCACGAGATGCAGCGCTGGAAGACCCACCCCGAGATCGCCGCGCTGCTCAAGGGCGCCAAGCGCGTCAGCTACGGCGCGCGCGCGATCAGCGACGGCGGGCTGCAGTCGATCCCCAAGCTCGTCATGCCCGGCGCCGCGCTGATCGGCGACAGCGCCGGTTTCCTCAACGTGCCGCGGATCAAGGGCACGCATACCGCGATGAAGTCCGGCATGATGGCCGCCGAGGCCGCGGTCGAGGCGATCGTCTCGCAGCGCGGTCACGACGAGCTCGCCGCTTATCCCGAGGCGTTCGAGAAGTCGTGGGTGAAGAAGGAGCTGTCGGTCGTCCGCAACGTCGTGCCGCTGGTCAAGAAGTTCGGCGATCTGGTCGGTTCGGGGCTCGCCGGCATCACGATGTGGCTCGAGCATCTGGGGATCAAGGTCCCCTTCACGATGCACCACCATCCGGACCATGAGAGCCTGTGGCGCAAGGACCTCGTCAAGCCGATCGCCTATCCCAAGGCCGACGGCGTCCTGACGTTCGATCGCCTCTCGTCGGTGTTCATCTCGAACACCAACCACGAGGAGGATCAGCCGGTCCACCTGACGCTCAAGGACCCGGCGGTGCCGATCGCCTACAACCTGCCGATGTACGACGAGCCCGCGCAACGCTATTGCCCGGCCGGCGTTTACGAGGTGGTTGGCGAGGAAACCGGCGACCCGAAGTTCGTCATCAACGCGCAGAACTGCGTCCACTGCAAGACCTGCGACATCAAGGACCCCACCCAGAACATCAACTGGGTCGTACCCGAGGGCGGCGGAGGCCCCAATTATCCCAACATGTAA
- a CDS encoding uracil-DNA glycosylase, whose translation MGADQTIDWRNAAANALDWWHEAGVDTLVDDVPRDWFAAPEPLVVPAAAPAVPPAMPVATPSAMPLSLADFLNWRSGAEVPEADWSGISLAAIGPADATVMVLVDCPDRDDGDAGALLSGASGRLLDKMLAAIGLTRDEVHLAAVCAKRPTAGRIQSEVEDRLAEIAKHHIGLVAPKRLLLLGNAASRAILGMELQAARGRLHEFNHKIAQTKAGDASDMTSVVASFHPRFLIEKPAAKAEAWKDLQMLMRGQSSQEGGQ comes from the coding sequence GTGGGGGCGGACCAAACCATCGATTGGCGAAATGCCGCCGCGAACGCGCTCGATTGGTGGCACGAGGCTGGCGTAGACACGCTGGTCGACGACGTCCCGCGCGACTGGTTCGCGGCGCCTGAACCACTCGTCGTGCCCGCCGCCGCACCTGCCGTGCCGCCTGCCATGCCGGTCGCCACACCGTCCGCGATGCCACTTTCGCTGGCTGATTTTCTCAACTGGCGGAGCGGTGCGGAGGTTCCCGAGGCGGACTGGAGCGGCATTTCGCTGGCCGCGATCGGCCCGGCTGACGCTACGGTCATGGTGCTTGTCGATTGCCCCGACCGGGATGACGGAGATGCGGGCGCTTTGCTGAGCGGGGCGTCGGGGCGATTGCTCGACAAGATGCTCGCGGCGATCGGGCTGACGCGCGACGAGGTGCACCTCGCCGCGGTATGCGCGAAGCGGCCGACGGCGGGACGGATCCAGAGCGAGGTCGAGGACCGGCTCGCGGAAATTGCCAAGCATCACATCGGGTTGGTCGCGCCGAAGCGGTTGCTGTTGCTCGGCAATGCGGCAAGCCGTGCCATTCTCGGGATGGAATTACAGGCGGCGCGTGGGCGGTTACACGAATTTAACCATAAGATCGCACAAACGAAGGCCGGTGACGCGTCGGATATGACGAGCGTGGTCGCGAGCTTTCACCCGCGGTTTCTCATCGAGAAGCCCGCGGCCAAGGCCGAGGCCTGGAAGGATTTGCAGATGCTGATGCGCGGACAGTCTTCGCAAGAGGGTGGACAATGA
- a CDS encoding lytic transglycosylase domain-containing protein, translated as MIRIRSVSLGAIALGLGALPLPALAATVAGEPSGDARLGKTQLIGAPTLEQIPDQLDADQREAYKTVFAAIRDGKWTDAQIGLDTMKPGPLHAIARAEMYTAKGSPKVEMEPLVALLNEAPELPEAAQISRLATVRGAVDLPPLPTAQRLIWQDGAPRRVRAKSLQGDMIAADLALKMQPYVKADMGREAQSLLDSTPGLTPEALTEWQQKIAWIYFLQGDDVNARVMAAKAQDGVGDWAVQGRWVGALAAWRQNDCANAETGFEGVAARAGDVDLRAAALYWASRADMVCSRPDKIEGRLKAAAQFGESFYGQLARQQLAMKDKGTSVGGLVASDWKVVGKRPNVRVAAALVEVGETDLADTVIRQQAKIGDPREFGNLVRVAEALSLPATTVWLAHNCPQGITSTAEARYPTPNWTPDSGWHIDKALVYAHTLEESRFRNTVKSPAGAYGLMQIMPAAATDFARERGTSIDVKALTKPSTNMDVGQRHLERLRDMAGVTGGLLPKVIAAYNAGPRPVGDWNAIVRDNGDPLLYIESIPYWETRGYVTTVLRNYWMYEAQGGKKASVSRNALAQGMWPRFPGLPGASAVRMAAKPYTQYRASTAPSNATVAVNASVGPQSTTITRAD; from the coding sequence ATGATTCGAATTCGATCGGTCTCGTTAGGGGCTATCGCGTTGGGTTTGGGTGCCCTCCCCCTCCCGGCGCTCGCAGCGACCGTCGCTGGTGAGCCGAGCGGCGATGCGCGGCTCGGCAAGACGCAGTTGATCGGCGCACCGACGTTGGAACAGATCCCGGATCAGCTCGATGCCGACCAGCGCGAGGCCTACAAGACGGTGTTCGCGGCGATCCGGGACGGCAAGTGGACCGACGCGCAGATCGGGCTCGACACGATGAAGCCCGGTCCGCTGCACGCGATCGCGCGCGCGGAGATGTACACGGCGAAGGGTTCGCCCAAGGTCGAGATGGAGCCGCTGGTCGCTCTGCTCAACGAAGCGCCGGAACTGCCTGAAGCGGCGCAGATCTCGCGGTTGGCAACGGTACGCGGTGCGGTCGACCTGCCCCCCCTGCCCACGGCGCAGCGCCTGATCTGGCAGGACGGCGCGCCGCGTCGCGTCCGCGCCAAGAGCTTGCAGGGCGACATGATCGCCGCCGATCTGGCCTTGAAGATGCAGCCGTACGTCAAGGCGGACATGGGCCGCGAGGCGCAGTCGCTGCTCGACAGCACGCCGGGGCTTACACCCGAAGCGCTGACCGAGTGGCAGCAGAAGATTGCGTGGATCTATTTCCTGCAGGGCGACGACGTGAACGCGCGCGTGATGGCGGCGAAGGCGCAGGACGGCGTCGGCGACTGGGCCGTGCAGGGTCGCTGGGTCGGCGCGCTGGCGGCGTGGCGACAGAATGATTGCGCGAATGCGGAGACCGGGTTCGAGGGCGTTGCGGCGCGCGCGGGCGATGTCGATCTTCGCGCGGCGGCTTTGTATTGGGCGTCGCGCGCGGACATGGTGTGCTCGCGCCCCGACAAGATCGAGGGCCGGCTGAAGGCGGCGGCGCAGTTCGGCGAGAGCTTCTACGGCCAGCTTGCACGCCAGCAACTGGCGATGAAGGACAAGGGCACGTCGGTCGGCGGGCTGGTCGCGAGCGACTGGAAGGTGGTCGGCAAGCGTCCGAACGTCCGCGTTGCCGCGGCATTGGTCGAAGTCGGCGAGACCGACCTGGCCGATACCGTCATCCGCCAGCAGGCGAAGATCGGCGACCCGCGCGAGTTCGGCAATCTGGTCCGTGTTGCCGAGGCGCTGAGCCTGCCGGCGACGACGGTGTGGCTCGCACATAATTGCCCGCAGGGGATCACCTCGACTGCGGAAGCGCGCTATCCGACGCCGAACTGGACGCCGGACAGTGGCTGGCACATCGACAAGGCGCTGGTCTACGCGCACACGCTCGAGGAATCGCGGTTCCGCAATACCGTGAAGAGCCCGGCCGGCGCATATGGCCTCATGCAGATCATGCCTGCCGCCGCGACCGACTTCGCGCGCGAGCGCGGCACGTCGATCGACGTCAAGGCGCTGACTAAGCCGAGCACCAACATGGATGTCGGCCAGCGTCATCTGGAGCGGCTGCGCGACATGGCGGGCGTCACCGGCGGGCTGCTGCCAAAGGTGATCGCGGCGTATAATGCAGGGCCGCGTCCGGTCGGCGACTGGAACGCGATCGTCCGCGATAACGGCGATCCGCTGCTGTATATCGAGAGCATTCCGTATTGGGAGACGCGTGGCTATGTGACCACCGTGCTGCGCAATTACTGGATGTACGAGGCGCAGGGCGGCAAGAAGGCTTCGGTCAGCCGCAACGCACTCGCGCAGGGCATGTGGCCGCGCTTCCCGGGGCTGCCCGGCGCGAGCGCAGTGCGGATGGCTGCCAAGCCCTATACGCAATACCGTGCCAGCACGGCGCCCTCGAACGCTACCGTCGCGGTCAACGCCAGCGTCGGACCGCAGTCCACCACCATCACGCGCGCGGACTGA
- the moaB gene encoding molybdenum cofactor biosynthesis protein B: MPIDESRTFLPVRIAVLTVSDTRGLAEDRSGDTLVARLTEAGHVLADRRIEKDDVETIVSRLHAWIGDPEVDCIITTGGTGVTGRDVTPEAIEQVAEKMIPGFGELFRMLSYQTIGTSTVQSRACACVSKGTYIFALPGSTGAVKDGWDGILRDQLDSRHRPCNFVELMPRLLER, encoded by the coding sequence ATGCCGATCGACGAAAGCCGGACGTTCCTGCCGGTGCGGATTGCCGTTCTGACCGTGTCGGACACGCGTGGTCTCGCCGAGGATCGCTCGGGCGATACTTTGGTCGCGCGGTTGACCGAGGCGGGGCACGTCCTCGCCGATCGCCGGATCGAGAAGGACGACGTCGAGACGATCGTCTCGCGGCTGCACGCCTGGATCGGCGATCCCGAGGTGGATTGCATCATCACCACCGGCGGCACCGGCGTGACCGGGCGCGACGTGACCCCCGAGGCAATCGAGCAGGTCGCCGAGAAGATGATCCCCGGTTTCGGCGAACTCTTCCGCATGCTGAGCTACCAGACGATCGGCACGTCGACCGTCCAGTCGCGGGCGTGCGCCTGCGTATCGAAGGGCACGTATATCTTCGCGTTGCCCGGCTCGACGGGGGCGGTGAAGGACGGTTGGGACGGCATCTTGCGCGACCAGCTCGATAGCCGCCACCGGCCCTGCAACTTCGTCGAGCTGATGCCGCGGCTGCTGGAGCGCTGA